A section of the Triticum dicoccoides isolate Atlit2015 ecotype Zavitan chromosome 7A, WEW_v2.0, whole genome shotgun sequence genome encodes:
- the LOC119330010 gene encoding transcription factor BIM2-like, protein MQNRVHPAGASSSASSGGDGSGSGFCLSDIMEIEAGSGGDHKAPGSPRSKHSATEQRRRCKINERFQILRDLVPQSDQKRDKATFLLEVIEYVKFLQEKVQNHEACAGGDWNQENTKLAPWSSNRVPVDLMPGVAAPTTKNCSAGNFLDNSIPTMPEMLQNAETVVEPAKLNADIIESQYQSQWQDCLVDSEMSNEKEELTIDEGTITVSSVYSQNLFTALTNAMENLGIDLSQASVTVHVNLGRRAISRSNNISSAKKDMPAAN, encoded by the exons ATGCAGAATCGAGTACATCCTGCCGGAGCCTCGTCCTCTGCCTCCAGCGGCGGAGACGGCTCTGGTTCAGGCTTCTGCCTCAGTGATATAA TGGAAATCGAAGCTGGCAGCGGGGGAGACCACAAAGCACCGGGCTCCCCGAGGTCCAAGCATTCCGCTACCGAGCAGAGACGTCGCTGCAAAATCAATGAGAG ATTTCAGATACTCCGTGATCTTGTACCACAAAGTGACCAGAAGAGAGATAAGGCCACATTCCTTTTGGAG GTGATTGAATATGTCAAATTCTTACAAGAAAAGGTACAAAACCATGAAGCATGTGCTGGTGGAGACTGGAACCAAGAAAATACAAAATTGGCGCCTTGG agtagcaaccgAGTACCAGTTGACCTCATGCCAGGTGTAGCAGCACCCACAACAAAAAATTGCTCTGCTGGGAACTTTCTGGACAACAGTATCCCCACCATGCCAGAAATGCTGCAAAATGCTGAAACGGTAGTAGAACCAGCCAAGTTAAATGCAG ATATTATAGAATCACAGTACCAGTCCCAATGGCAAGATTGCCTTGTGGACAGTGAAATGAGCAATGAAAAAGAAGAATTGACTATAGATGAGGGTACCATAACTGTTTCCAGCGTGTACTCCCAAAA CCTATTTACGGCTTTGACTAATGCAATGGAAAATTTGGGCATCGATTTGTCACAAGCCAGTGTCACCGTGCACGTCAATCTGGGCAGGAGAGCAATTTCCAGGTCTAATAATATATCCAGTGCAAAG AAAGACATGCCAGCCGCAAACTAA
- the LOC119330009 gene encoding probable E3 ubiquitin ligase SUD1 — MAAVPPPETALSSAADGSDDEDGDQCRICRFPAEADRPLRRPCACSGSIRFVHDDCLLRWLATSRQSRCEVCSREITISPLYAPNAPARLPLSEFMLGLANKVMGWVIVLLSLVVAVLVWEFIMPVTTLWTWRLALSRSFAQVRHLLSLRLSATSFFADGFYRFRFMPSVDTIFACVSIRRAFVRDLGHFRQLNGLARIGADAVAPFALWVARLETHLQNRFGGLDSLQVLALHTVEASLMVVIVDIGIAFMFGFVPFTLGRIILWCVSCFNFGNVDDVNSYASTAYILLIGYGFIFSLGVTFGGMHTFHQYSRGERLLIAIFFKILADGTCWLLSPFRWLHRIHVMIRKTFSLCQMFFRGIANLITFANFSLNVINMIIVFPLLFGWSLDICTSKMFGATIHQRFKLLWASSFSSITLHWLTGCIFLILRSKLSSLLRPILRPGVSIPFCHLAEEHNVKPCMREPFYIISFKKLPRLFVGIINVGMVFLVPVQIAGGLAPKLFPLDIIYFDPPTKGTSFWQAPRTYAELLSGIVLLRFLICNTLKYLQPRKLVEKILRNWFATTGQALGLLDLLIVQPDGASGHEVSNSVAPNDQYGSTYEAMANRRSVAVRMTLLVVLAWLTVVILNTVVLIFPISVGRALLLAIPQLPVAGGLKSNDLFAFAVGFCTVSTIIAASRDSFVYMTSGRTCILASVICKWGITALKSSPLLFIWIVIIPILIGLLVDFLLISPFKFLVDFLVMSPFIVPSDDIPVLDFFSIWFLGMLLLKFWTNLAHWTRDAPFLAHFIDGRWDWKLTRAKDDGFAGLRAKWVLQDILMPITMKLVIVLCVPYVLAKGLFPRFGYSAAVNSTVYHFAWLGSLALYALCYLAKVFWGVLVKLHDSIRDERYIIGQRLQDYTDNS, encoded by the exons ATGGCCGCCGTCCCTCCGCCGGAGACCGCGCTCTCCTCCGCGGCGGACGGCTCGGATGACGAGGATGGGGACCAGTGCCGCATCTGCCGCTTCCCAGCCGAGGCGGATCGCCCTCTGCGCCGCCCCTGCGCCTGCAGCGGCAGCATCAGGTTCGTCCACGACGACTGCCTCCTCCGATGGCTCGCCACCAGCCGCCAATCCCGGTGCGAG GTGTGCAGCCGCGAGATCACCATCAGCCCTCTCTACGCTCCAAACGCCCCTGCGAGGCTGCCCCTTTCCGAATTCATGCTCGGCTTGGCCAACAAGGTCATGGGTTGGGTTATCGTGCTGCTCTCCCTCGTCGTCGCGGTCCTCGTCTGGGAATTCATCATGCCCGTCACCACTCTCTGGACATGGCGCCTCGCTCTCTCCAGGAGCTTTGCTCAAGTGAGACACCTGCTCTCCCTCCGGCTCTCCGCCACCTCCTTCTTTGCAGATGGGTTCTACAGGTTCAGGTTCATGCCTTCCGTGGATACCATATTCGCCTGTGTTTCTATCAGAAGAGCCTTCGTCAGGGACCTTGGCCATTTTAGACAGCTTAACGGGCTCGCCAGAATTGGTGCTGATGCTGTTGCTCCATTTGCTCTCTGGGTTGCTCGCCTGGAAACTCACCTTCAAAACAGATTTGGGGGATTGGATAGCCTGCAAGTCCTTGCGCTGCATACTGTGGAAGCTTCCTTGATG GTGGTAATAGTTGACATAGGCATTGCTTTCATGTTTGGTTTTGTTCCCTTCACGTTGGGAAGGATAATCCTATGGTGCGTTTCGTGTttcaattttggaaatgtggatgaTGTCAACTCATACGCTTCAACAGCTTATATCCTTTTAATTGGATATGGATTTATCTTTTCACTGGGTGTAACTTTTGGTGGGATGCATACTTTCCATCAATACTCGAGGGGAGAACGACTTCTGATTGCCATTTTCTTCAAGATCTTGGCTGATGGGACATGCTGGTTGTTGAGCCCCTTTAGATGGCTGCATCGTATACATGTAATGATCCGCAAGACATTCTCTCTCTGCCAGATGTTCTTCAGAGGGATCGCAAATTTGATCACTTTTGCCAACTTTTCTCTTAATGTCATAAACATGATTATAGTATTCCCCTTGCTCTTTGGCTGGTCTCTTGATATCTGTACTTCGAAAATGTTTGGTGCAACAATACATCAAAGGTTCAAACTTCTGTGGGCTTCATCCTTTTCTTCTATTACTCTACATTGGCTTACTGGATGCATCTTTTTGATACTACGCTCCAAATTGTCCAGTCTTCTTCGCCCG ATACTGAGGCCAGGAGTTAGTATTCCATTTTGCCATCTTGCTGAAGAGCATAATGTGAAACCATGCATGCGCGAACCATTCTATATTATCTCTTTCAAGAAGCTTCCTCGTCTTTTTGTTGGCATTATCAATGTTGGTATGGTCTTTCTTGTTCCTGTTCAAATCGCTGGTGGATTGGCACCTAAGTTGTTCCCATTAGATATCAT CTACTTCGATCCACCTACTAAGGGCACATCATTTTGGCAAGCGCCACGGACCTATGCAGAGTTACTTTCTGGCATTGTCCTTCTGAGGTTTCTCATTTGCAATACACTCAAATACCTTCAACCTCGCAAACTGGTGGAGAAGATACTGCGAAATTGGTTTGCCACTACTGGACAAGCTCTTGGTCTATTAGATTTGTTGATTGTCCAGCCTGACGGAGCATCTGGACATGAGGTTAGTAATAGTGTCGCACCAAATGACCAGTATGGCAGCACTTACGAAGCTATGGCTAATAG GAGATCTGTTGCAGTTCGAATGACACTACTTGTAGTGCTAGCATGGTTGACTGTTGTGATACTCAACACTGTTGTGCTTATCTTTCCAATCTCAGTTGGGCGTGCATTATTGTTGGCCATCCCCCAGCTGCCAGTAGCAGGTGGATTGAAGTCCAATG ATCTGTTTGCGTTTGCTGTTGGATTTTGCACCGTATCAACTATTATTGCCGCCTCTAGAGATTCATTTGTCTACATGACATCTGGGAGAACATGCATTCTAGCTTCTGTTATCTGCAAGTGGGGTATAACTGCTCTGAAGAGCTCTCCTCTTTTGTTCATATGG ATTGTTATCATTCCCATTCTAATAGGATTGCTGGTTGATTTTCTCCTGATATCACCCTTCAAGTTCCTGGTTGATTTTCTGGTGATGTCACCCTTCATTGTGCCCTCTGATGACATTCCAGTTCTAGACTTCTTCAGCATTTGGTTCCTGGGGATGCTATTGCTGAAATTCTGGACTAATTTG GCTCATTGGACAAGGGACGCGCCTTTCCTGGCTCATTTCATTGATGGAAGATGGGACTGGAAGCTTACTCGGGCAAAGGATGATGGCTTTGCAGGGTTGAGGGCAAAGTGGGTCTTGCAAGATATATTGATGCCTATCACCATGAAGCTAGTGATTGTTCTGTGTGTTCCTTATGTGCTTGCGAAGGGCCTTTTCCCAAGGTTTGGCTACTCTGCTGCGGTGAACTCGACGGTGTACCATTTCGCATGGCTGGGCAGCCTCGCCTTATATGCGCTCTGCTACCTTGCCAAGGTATTCTGGGGTGTCCTGGTGAAACTCCACGATTCTATCAGGGATGAGCGCTATATTATCGGGCAGAGGCTGCAAGACTACACTGACAACAGCTGA